In a single window of the Gossypium hirsutum isolate 1008001.06 chromosome D02, Gossypium_hirsutum_v2.1, whole genome shotgun sequence genome:
- the LOC107910160 gene encoding kinesin-like protein KIN-12E isoform X3 has protein sequence MEKGNRQVVVSALQFACTDDVPTNLATAESCSLETLSTLKFAQRAKFIKNNAVVNEDASGDVIAMRLQIQQLKKEVSHLRAFVNGKSENLDNDNLASSIPVSPGPFKWEFPPGSFSPLSSDKRMSQKKDYEIALVGAFKREREKEAPLQALTAENQVAMQLSVVFFALYGDGAANQRAVV, from the exons atggagaagggaaaCAGGCAAGTAGTTGTTTCAGCATTGCAATTCGCTTGCACCGACGATGTGCCCACCAATCTCGCCACTGCCgaaag TTGTTCATTGGAGACACTAAGTACATTGAAGTTTGCACAGCGGGCTAAATTTATTAAGAACAAT GCAGTGGTAAATGAAGATGCATCTGGAGATGTTATTGCTATGAGACTGCAAATTCAACAGCTGAAG AAAGAAGTATCTCATTTACGAGCTTTTGTTAATGGCAAAAGTGAAAATCTGGATAATGATAACTTGGCATCAAGCATTCCAGTATCACCTGGGCCCTTTAAATGGGAATTCCCTCCTGGATCATTCAGTCCACTTTCATCTGATAAAAGGATGTCTCAG AAAAAAGATTATGAAATTGCTCTTGTTGGGGCCTTCAAGAGGGAAAGGGAGAAAGAAGCCCCTTTACAAGCACTAACTGCTGAAAACCAGGTAGCTATGCAGTTG AGTGTTGTATTCTTTGCTTTATATGGTGATGGGGCTGCTAATCAAAGGGCAGTTGTTTGA
- the LOC107910159 gene encoding polygalacturonase 1 beta-like protein 3 has protein sequence MGEKRRPQFFLYIPPNMPLSLPQLAASRQQNNMKTSLFFLYLLSLSYFSVVLVFGTGRSEGKENPFTAKASLIRYWNNHISNNLPKPPFLISKASPLNAIDLAKLTQLANHNSLSSHIESFCSLANLFCSFQEDSSKLDAVVKGKGDANFAVYSSKNFKGYGSLRRGGIDSFKNYSDGLNTPNESFKKYSRGSNAHSEDFTSYAKDANVAIDNFTNYGSSTTGGSGGFNNYQERVNVPNLRFTSYDSDGNKHKLSFSSYSSETNSGSEAFTNYGKKGKAVPAEFTSYSSNANTIGSSFAGYGVLGNSANDSFKAYGDSGNNPRNNFKIYGLASNLGIDSFTSYRDSANVGADSFQSYARDANSGKVNFVNYGKTFNVGNSTFKEYGKGSTGSTTIGFKMYDLARSFLDYAKKGVTFAGYTNSSSKETSVNRWVEPGKFFRESVLKQGNVMVMPDIRDKMPRRSFLPRGILSKLPFSTSHLSELRNIFGASMEGMLENALTECERPASRGETKRCVGSVEDMIDFATSVLGHSVTVRTTENVKGSKQEIMIGEVKGINGGEVTKSVSCHQSLYPYLLYYCHSVPKVRVYEAEILDVTSKSKINHGVAICHLDTSAWSPTHGAFLALRSSPGQIEVCHWIFENDMTWTIVD, from the exons ATGGGAGAGAAAAGAAGGCCCCAATTCTTCTTATATATTCCCCCAAACATGCCACTCTCTCTTCCCCAACTAGCTGCGAGTAGACAACAAAACAACATGAAAACCTCCCTTTTTTTCTTGTACTTATTATCTCTCTCATATTTCAGT GTGGTGCTAGTATTTGGTACAGGCAGAAGCGAGGGTAAGGAGAACCCATTTACAGCCAAAGCCTCGTTGATTCGTTACTGGAACAATCACATTTCCAACAATCTTCCCAAGCCACCATTTCTTATCTCCAAAGCTTCCCCACTAAACGCCATCGACTTGGCCAAGCTCACTCAACTCGCCAATCATAACTCTCTGTCTTCCCACATTGAATCTTTTTGTTCCTTAGCCAATCTTTTCTGCTCATTCCAGGAGGACTCCTCGAAACTAGACGCAGTTGTCAAGGGTAAAGGGGATGCAAACTTCGCAGTGTATTCCAGTAAAAACTTTAAAGGTTATGGCTCGTTAAGACGCGGAGGGATCGACTCCTTCAAGAACTACTCCGATGGGTTAAATACTCCCAATGAGTCTTTTAAGAAATACAGCAGGGGATCCAATGCCCATAGTGAAGACTTCACAAGCTATGCCAAAGATGCCAACGTCGCTATTGATAACTTCACCAACTATGGCTCCAGCACCACGGGCGGCTCTGGTGGGTTCAACAACTATCAGGAACGAGTTAACGTGCCAAACCTCCGGTTCACCAGCTACGACTCCGATGGTAACAAGCATAAACTCTCTTTCTCAAGCTACAGCTCTGAGACAAACTCAGGGTCCGAGGCATTCACCAATTATGGGAAGAAGGGCAAGGCAGTTCCAGCTGAGTTCACAAGCTATAGTTCTAATGCTAACACGATCGGGTCGAGTTTTGCAGGGTATGGGGTGTTAGGGAACTCAGCAAACGACTCGTTTAAAGCCTATGGCGACTCAGGTAACAATCCCCGTAATAACTTTAAAATCTATGGTTTAGCTTCTAATTTGGGGATTGACAGCTTTACTAGCTACCGAGATTCAGCCAATGTTGGAGCTGATTCTTTTCAGTCTTACGCAAGGGATGCAAATTCCGGAAaagttaattttgtaaattatggGAAAACATTTAATGTTGGGAACTCTACATTCAAAGAATATGGTAAAGGATCCACTGGTTCCACCACAATAGGGTTCAAAATGTATGATTTGGCCCGTTCATTCCTGGATTATGCCAAAAAGGGCGTCACGTTTGCTGGATACACAAACTCAAGCTCTAAAGAAACTTCAGTGAATAGATGGGTTGAGCCAGGCAAATTTTTTAGGGAGTCGGTTTTGAAGCAAGGGAATGTCATGGTGATGCCCGACATAAGGGATAAGATGCCTCGAAGGTCATTTTTACCCCGGGGGATTTTGAGTAAATTACCATTTTCAACCTCCCACTTATCTGAGCTTAGGAACATTTTTGGTGCAAGCATGGAGGGCATGCTTGAGAACGCACTGACGGAATGCGAGAGGCCAGCGAGCCGAGGTGAGACTAAGCGGTGCGTTGGGTCTGTGGAAGACATGATTGACTTCGCCACATCGGTGTTAGGCCACAGTGTTACCGTGAGAACAACAGAAAATGTGAAGGGATCAAAGCAAGAGATCATGATCGGTGAAGTCAAAGGAATCAACGGTGGGGAGGTGACAAAATCGGTGTCATGCCATCAGAGTTTGTACCCCTACCTACTCTATTATTGTCACTCAGTGCCGAAGGTTAGGGTTTATGAAGCTGAAATTCTTGATGTTACAAGCAAATCCAAGATTAATCATGGGGTTGCCATTTGTCATCTTGACACATCAGCTTGGAGTCCCACTCATGGTGCCTTTCTAGCCCTTCGATCCAGCCCTGGACAAATTGAAGTCTGCCATTGGATCTTTGAGAATGACATGACTTGGACAATTGTGGATTGA
- the LOC121214552 gene encoding uncharacterized protein produces MIQREKSDSLAVRYISELWDFTRVSVAQNNLQELKEIWDQWDNEVRQLFYLNYGDLPYLLDMKVDKCLFRALAQFWNPAYSCFTFGRVDLVPKIEEYTALLRCSKVQVDRIYSKAVNVPTFLRKLMNIIGMSEQWVTARIKQKGDSRCIPWKSLRDLILAHPDARKKVDVFALSIYGLIMFPKILGHIDEAVTDLFDRLDKRVTPVPVFSESYSPLKEIVATSRRNDIIEEKWMAIFQNLQEENVEWRAPWLLPDKILYRCGDFDWVPLLGIWGAVGYAPLLVLRQYRSRQFVPATQGLAECEFSYKDDGYKRKAREMANAWNQTRRMKRLAWVQ; encoded by the exons ATGATACAGCGTGAAAAAAGTGATAGTTTGGCCGTAAGATAcatatcagagttatgggacttcactcgtGTTAGCGTAGCTCAGAACAACTTGCAGGAGTTGAAGgagatttgggatcagtgggATAATGAGGTTAGGCAGTTATTCTATTTAAATTATGGAGATTTGCCTTATTTACTTGACATGAAGGTAGATAAGTGTCTGTTTCGAGCTcttgcccagttttggaatccggCCTACAGTTGCTTCACATTTGGAAGGGTTGATTTGGTACCTAAAATTGAGGAGTACACGGCTTTACTTCGGTGTTCGAAGGTTCAGGTAGATAGAATTTATTCGAAAGCGGTAAATGTACCGACCTTCTTGAGGAAGCTGATGAATATAatagggatgagtgagcagtgggttacaGCTCGAATTAAGCAGAAAGGAGATAGTAGGTGtattccttggaaaagtttgagGGACCTCATTTTAGCACACCCAGATGCGAGGAAGAAAGTAGACGTCTTTGCTTTGAGTATATATGGCTTGATTATGTTTCCTAAGATTTTGGGACATATTGACGAGGCGGTCACTGATTTATTTGATCGACTTGATAAGAGAGTTACACCAGTCCCG GTCTTCTCTGAAAGTTATTCACCGTTGAAAGAGATAGTGGCTACGTCAAGGAGAAATGATATTATAGAGGAGAAATGGATGGCAATCTTTCAGAATCTGCAAGAGGAGAATGTCGAGTGGAGAGCTCCGTGGTTGCTTCCAGATAAGATTCTATATCGATGTGgggattttgactgggttccgttGCTCGGGATTTGGGGAGCTGTTGGTTACGCCCCATTGCtagtattaagacaatataggtCAAGACAGTTTGTGCCTGCCACTCAAGGACTAGCTGAGTGTGAATTCTCATATAAGGATGATGGCTACAAAAGGAAGGCTCGTGAGATGGCCAATGCATGGAACCAGACTCGCCGAATGAAGAGATTAGCGTGGGTCCAATGA
- the LOC107910160 gene encoding kinesin-like protein KIN-12E isoform X1, whose protein sequence is MEKGNRQVVVSALQFACTDDVPTNLATAESCSLETLSTLKFAQRAKFIKNNAVVNEDASGDVIAMRLQIQQLKKEVSHLRAFVNGKSENLDNDNLASSIPVSPGPFKWEFPPGSFSPLSSDKRMSQKKDYEIALVGAFKREREKEAPLQALTAENQVAMQLMVWGRLSGEPQRVLLTTNVGIMLLV, encoded by the exons atggagaagggaaaCAGGCAAGTAGTTGTTTCAGCATTGCAATTCGCTTGCACCGACGATGTGCCCACCAATCTCGCCACTGCCgaaag TTGTTCATTGGAGACACTAAGTACATTGAAGTTTGCACAGCGGGCTAAATTTATTAAGAACAAT GCAGTGGTAAATGAAGATGCATCTGGAGATGTTATTGCTATGAGACTGCAAATTCAACAGCTGAAG AAAGAAGTATCTCATTTACGAGCTTTTGTTAATGGCAAAAGTGAAAATCTGGATAATGATAACTTGGCATCAAGCATTCCAGTATCACCTGGGCCCTTTAAATGGGAATTCCCTCCTGGATCATTCAGTCCACTTTCATCTGATAAAAGGATGTCTCAG AAAAAAGATTATGAAATTGCTCTTGTTGGGGCCTTCAAGAGGGAAAGGGAGAAAGAAGCCCCTTTACAAGCACTAACTGCTGAAAACCAGGTAGCTATGCAGTTG ATGGTATGGGGACGGCTGAGTGGAGAGCCGCAAAGAGTCCTGCTTACTACAAACGTGGGGATTATGCTCCTGGTTTGA
- the LOC107910160 gene encoding kinesin-like protein KIN-12E isoform X2 produces the protein MEKGNRQVVVSALQFACTDDVPTNLATAESCSLETLSTLKFAQRAKFIKNNAVVNEDASGDVIAMRLQIQQLKKEVSHLRAFVNGKSENLDNDNLASSIPVSPGPFKWEFPPGSFSPLSSDKRMSQKKDYEIALVGAFKREREKEAPLQALTAENQMVWGRLSGEPQRVLLTTNVGIMLLV, from the exons atggagaagggaaaCAGGCAAGTAGTTGTTTCAGCATTGCAATTCGCTTGCACCGACGATGTGCCCACCAATCTCGCCACTGCCgaaag TTGTTCATTGGAGACACTAAGTACATTGAAGTTTGCACAGCGGGCTAAATTTATTAAGAACAAT GCAGTGGTAAATGAAGATGCATCTGGAGATGTTATTGCTATGAGACTGCAAATTCAACAGCTGAAG AAAGAAGTATCTCATTTACGAGCTTTTGTTAATGGCAAAAGTGAAAATCTGGATAATGATAACTTGGCATCAAGCATTCCAGTATCACCTGGGCCCTTTAAATGGGAATTCCCTCCTGGATCATTCAGTCCACTTTCATCTGATAAAAGGATGTCTCAG AAAAAAGATTATGAAATTGCTCTTGTTGGGGCCTTCAAGAGGGAAAGGGAGAAAGAAGCCCCTTTACAAGCACTAACTGCTGAAAACCAG ATGGTATGGGGACGGCTGAGTGGAGAGCCGCAAAGAGTCCTGCTTACTACAAACGTGGGGATTATGCTCCTGGTTTGA